One window of Mucilaginibacter inviolabilis genomic DNA carries:
- a CDS encoding PBSX family phage terminase large subunit: protein MMNDINAPPFNGLGGSVLFGQNYFSSAQVVVNQGGTSSGKTYAIEQVLFCLACQTSKLVITIVAQDVPNLKAGALRDALNIYQESTSLQDMVKSFNKTDRLFEFNNGSVIEFKSYDNAQDAKSGKRDYLFVNEANGITWDVYHELALRTKQRIFIDYNPNTGFWVHEKLIGQSHVQLIISDHRHNPYLDQSMRDKIESLKKDDIELWKVYARGITGKITGLIFNNWYLCNQIPEDARLIAAGLDFGFTNDETGCLLVYRQNGELWINELFYETGLTNADIADRLKACGVSKATEIIADSAEPKSIEDLKRMGWYITGAKKGADSIKNSIDILKRYKINVTRNSVNLRNELNRYKWRTDQSGKTINQPVDKWNHLIDPLRYVALNKLKVNNEHKLSSRLPFIPKPQSRTGVFEQMIGIACDFKS, encoded by the coding sequence ATGATGAATGATATCAATGCGCCCCCGTTTAACGGCCTGGGAGGATCGGTACTTTTTGGGCAAAACTATTTCTCCAGCGCCCAGGTGGTTGTAAACCAGGGTGGAACCAGTTCGGGCAAGACTTATGCTATTGAACAGGTTTTATTCTGCCTGGCCTGTCAGACTTCTAAACTAGTGATCACCATAGTGGCGCAAGATGTGCCAAATTTGAAAGCCGGAGCCCTGCGCGACGCATTAAACATCTACCAGGAATCAACCAGCTTACAAGATATGGTGAAAAGCTTTAATAAAACCGACAGGCTTTTTGAGTTTAATAATGGCAGTGTCATTGAATTTAAAAGCTATGATAATGCCCAGGACGCTAAATCGGGAAAGCGCGACTATCTGTTTGTTAACGAGGCCAATGGTATAACCTGGGATGTTTACCACGAACTGGCTCTGCGTACCAAACAACGTATCTTTATTGATTACAACCCTAATACCGGCTTCTGGGTACATGAAAAGCTGATAGGCCAGTCCCATGTGCAGTTAATTATTTCTGACCACCGGCATAACCCCTACCTCGATCAATCTATGCGAGATAAGATCGAATCATTAAAAAAGGATGATATAGAACTATGGAAGGTATACGCCCGGGGCATCACCGGCAAAATTACAGGCCTGATATTTAACAACTGGTATCTATGCAATCAGATACCCGAAGATGCCCGTTTGATAGCCGCAGGCCTTGATTTTGGTTTTACTAACGATGAAACCGGCTGCCTGCTGGTATACCGGCAAAATGGTGAGCTCTGGATAAATGAACTGTTTTACGAAACCGGCTTAACCAATGCCGATATAGCCGACCGACTTAAAGCATGTGGTGTAAGCAAAGCAACGGAGATTATTGCCGATAGTGCCGAGCCCAAATCAATAGAAGACCTCAAACGTATGGGATGGTACATTACCGGCGCTAAAAAGGGTGCCGATAGCATCAAAAACTCTATCGACATACTTAAACGATACAAAATAAATGTAACCCGCAACAGTGTTAATCTACGTAACGAGCTTAACCGTTATAAGTGGCGTACAGATCAGTCCGGCAAAACCATTAACCAACCCGTTGACAAATGGAATCACCTGATAGATCCACTGCGTTACGTGGCTTTAAACAAGCTGAAGGTCAATAACGAGCACAAACTAAGCTCGCGTTTGCCTTTTATTCCTAAACCTCAATCAAGAACCGGAGTTTTTGAACAGATGATTGGTATAGCGTGCGACTTTAAAAGCTAA